A single Sphingopyxis chilensis DNA region contains:
- the wecB gene encoding non-hydrolyzing UDP-N-acetylglucosamine 2-epimerase, translating into MPSGIKVLTVFGTRPEAIKMAPVVRALAKAEDIDARVCVTAQHRQMLDQVLELFEIVPDYDLDLMKPGQDLTDVTANVLGGLRPVLAETQPDLVLVHGDTSTTLAASLAAYYQRIPVGHVEAGLRTGNILSPWPEEVNRKVAGTIARLHFAPTDRSAANLVAENVPGDHVHVTGNTVIDALQEVVARIESDAELNADLSGRFNLDPERRLILVTGHRRESFGGGFERICAALAQLAQRDDVEIIYPVHLNPNVKEPVERLLSGLSNVRLIEPQDYLPFVYLMNRASLILTDSGGIQEEAPSLGKPVLVMRDTTERPEAIDAGTVRLVGTDTALIVDWVSRLLDDQKAYEEMSFAHNPYGDGHAAQRILATIREWAAETTEAKTNK; encoded by the coding sequence ATGCCCAGCGGCATTAAGGTTTTAACTGTCTTTGGCACGAGACCGGAAGCGATCAAGATGGCGCCGGTCGTCCGGGCGCTCGCCAAGGCCGAGGATATCGACGCGCGCGTGTGCGTGACCGCCCAGCATCGGCAGATGCTCGACCAGGTTCTCGAATTGTTCGAGATCGTCCCCGATTATGATCTGGACCTGATGAAACCAGGGCAGGATCTGACCGACGTGACGGCTAATGTGCTTGGCGGGCTGCGACCGGTGCTAGCCGAAACCCAGCCCGATCTCGTGCTGGTTCACGGCGATACCTCGACCACCTTGGCGGCGTCGCTTGCGGCCTATTATCAGCGCATTCCGGTCGGCCATGTCGAGGCGGGGCTGCGGACCGGGAATATCCTGTCGCCATGGCCCGAGGAAGTTAACCGGAAGGTTGCCGGAACGATCGCCAGGCTGCATTTCGCTCCGACGGATCGATCGGCAGCCAATCTCGTTGCGGAAAACGTGCCCGGCGACCATGTCCATGTTACCGGCAATACCGTCATCGACGCCCTGCAGGAGGTGGTCGCGCGGATCGAGTCCGATGCCGAGTTGAATGCCGATTTGTCAGGGCGCTTCAATCTTGACCCCGAACGGCGGCTGATCCTCGTCACGGGACACCGGCGAGAAAGCTTCGGGGGTGGCTTCGAACGGATTTGCGCCGCTCTCGCCCAGCTCGCTCAGCGGGACGATGTCGAAATCATTTATCCGGTCCATCTGAATCCGAATGTGAAAGAGCCCGTCGAGCGGTTGCTTTCCGGCCTCTCTAATGTTCGGCTGATCGAGCCGCAGGACTATCTTCCTTTCGTATATCTGATGAATCGCGCGTCGCTGATCTTGACGGACTCCGGCGGGATTCAGGAAGAGGCGCCCTCGCTCGGCAAGCCGGTTCTCGTGATGCGCGACACAACCGAGCGTCCGGAGGCGATCGATGCGGGCACCGTGCGGCTGGTCGGCACCGATACCGCACTGATCGTCGACTGGGTATCCCGCCTCCTCGACGATCAGAAGGCATATGAGGAAATGAGTTTTGCTCACAACCCCTATGGCGACGGACATGCGGCGCAGCGCATTCTGGCGACAATCAGGGAATGGGCGGCAGAGACGACAGAGGCGAAGACGAATAAATGA
- a CDS encoding O-antigen ligase family protein — protein sequence MTEYAETKLRNLVFSLLFFLLIVPSVFVKGDRDKFLLYAVLIFSLMFCVFSFFDSSTKENIRYSAIDLSPTMMAKITIIPCIFVLTFLRKGFFSKAILFAMFALASWATIRTGSRGPILCLIVAYVYFLYLKNGLKGFGKFAIYAPFMLLTFFVALYFMPEEIADRFLPDNLSIESNSDSGDRVFLWEIALNGIRYSWSGYGLGNFSAITFLAAPHNVLLEMAYEVGVAIALLYAVIIFSPFIGLSKAVARNSQYTDFFVLLYLTNLILALISGEVTLTSALLYISTGYLWGLGRGVSPRPARRELPARYHHAGI from the coding sequence TTGACGGAATATGCTGAAACAAAGCTCAGGAATCTGGTTTTTTCTTTGCTGTTCTTTTTGCTGATTGTGCCTTCTGTTTTCGTGAAGGGCGATCGCGACAAATTTCTTTTGTATGCCGTTCTGATTTTTTCGCTGATGTTCTGCGTCTTCAGTTTCTTTGATTCGTCGACAAAAGAAAATATTCGCTACAGCGCCATCGACCTGAGCCCTACCATGATGGCAAAGATCACGATCATACCTTGCATCTTCGTTCTGACATTCTTGCGGAAGGGCTTTTTTTCGAAAGCCATTCTTTTTGCTATGTTCGCTTTGGCGTCGTGGGCGACAATCCGCACCGGAAGTCGCGGCCCAATCCTGTGCCTGATCGTCGCCTATGTCTATTTTCTCTACCTGAAGAATGGCCTCAAGGGATTCGGCAAGTTCGCGATCTATGCACCTTTCATGCTGTTGACCTTCTTCGTCGCGCTATATTTCATGCCCGAGGAAATCGCCGACCGGTTTTTGCCCGATAATCTGTCGATCGAATCGAACTCGGATTCGGGTGATCGCGTATTTCTCTGGGAAATCGCGCTTAACGGCATTCGCTATTCCTGGTCGGGATATGGCCTCGGTAATTTCTCCGCCATCACCTTCCTGGCGGCGCCGCATAACGTCCTGTTGGAGATGGCTTATGAGGTCGGTGTCGCCATCGCGCTTCTCTACGCTGTTATCATCTTCAGCCCGTTCATCGGATTGTCCAAAGCGGTCGCCCGTAATTCGCAGTACACCGATTTCTTCGTCCTCCTGTATCTGACCAACCTGATATTGGCCTTGATCAGCGGGGAGGTGACGCTGACGTCGGCGTTGCTCTATATCTCCACCGGCTATCTCTGGGGCCTCGGCCGCGGGGTGTCGCCGCGACCAGCACGAAGGGAATTACCCGCCCGATATCATCATGCCGGGATCTGA
- a CDS encoding glycosyltransferase family protein has protein sequence MNRLFMLAPLPAVRRRTRLAKMVPVLQSLGIRVFFHGWERDKGEAAEWQSDGLDERVILRGGGYASARARLMYPLWMAAVFFRVLGLGRKADLFCLGWETAFPALLASYITGARIIFDDADRFSLVMKLPGGLNHIVQALEKWTSRKVLLHIVPSLSRYEWNGANMVVLRNTPSTADYAKAGAVRPDRGTEPFTLYANGWVGETRGAPVFLALMQRVEASRLPVKMVVAGRVDSKAGRELIAHPYVSYRGELGQVDALKIYREVDLALTYYDPAVPINRLAESNKWGDCVFFGVPFVVNDEVETANPFISSGAAFSLPYHDVDALFVLVARLAKAPDEVAAHGKALDLFREEYGPFDRRFGDLMSAALGA, from the coding sequence ATGAATCGCTTGTTCATGCTGGCGCCGCTGCCGGCGGTCAGGCGACGCACCCGGCTGGCGAAGATGGTGCCTGTCCTGCAATCGCTCGGTATAAGGGTATTCTTCCACGGCTGGGAGCGCGACAAAGGCGAAGCCGCGGAGTGGCAAAGCGACGGACTGGACGAGCGTGTCATCCTGCGCGGCGGCGGCTATGCGTCGGCGCGCGCGCGCCTCATGTACCCGCTCTGGATGGCGGCCGTTTTCTTTCGCGTGCTCGGGCTCGGACGCAAGGCCGATCTCTTTTGCCTTGGCTGGGAAACCGCCTTTCCCGCCTTGCTCGCATCTTATATCACCGGTGCGCGCATCATTTTCGACGATGCCGATCGCTTCTCACTCGTGATGAAGCTTCCGGGCGGCTTGAATCATATCGTCCAGGCGCTCGAGAAATGGACGTCACGCAAGGTCTTGCTGCACATCGTGCCCAGCCTGAGCCGGTATGAGTGGAACGGCGCCAATATGGTCGTGCTCAGAAATACGCCTTCGACGGCTGACTATGCGAAAGCTGGCGCGGTGCGGCCTGATCGCGGAACCGAACCGTTCACACTTTATGCGAACGGGTGGGTCGGTGAGACCCGGGGTGCGCCAGTCTTCCTGGCCCTGATGCAGCGGGTCGAGGCATCGCGGCTTCCCGTCAAAATGGTCGTCGCCGGCCGCGTGGACAGCAAGGCGGGGCGCGAATTGATCGCGCACCCGTATGTCAGCTATCGCGGTGAATTGGGTCAGGTCGATGCGTTGAAAATCTATCGCGAGGTGGATCTGGCGCTGACTTATTACGACCCCGCCGTTCCGATCAACCGCTTGGCCGAGTCGAACAAATGGGGCGATTGCGTATTTTTCGGGGTGCCCTTCGTGGTCAATGACGAGGTGGAGACGGCCAACCCTTTCATATCGTCCGGTGCCGCCTTTTCTCTTCCCTATCATGATGTCGACGCCCTGTTCGTGCTCGTCGCCCGGCTGGCGAAGGCGCCGGACGAAGTGGCAGCGCATGGCAAGGCGCTAGACCTCTTTCGCGAGGAGTATGGACCGTTCGATCGGCGCTTCGGCGATCTGATGTCTGCGGCCCTTGGTGCTTGA
- a CDS encoding acyltransferase yields the protein MLDDARQPPLLRPIAGIRHQNLAKDLIMAKRSKLKMKLLRIALQINSVVIPLFSPGLSTRFIIRIYRKMGMRFEGRPNYISSRVNFDGTDYSLISIGEGVTISSYVRVLTHDWSLYTIAKAHGHFSDRPIGKIKAVSIGAYSFIGTGSIIMPGTTIGRGCLIGAGTVVRGNVPDHSIIIGSPGVIIGNTEEFVGRQLAKLADDANEKAV from the coding sequence GTGCTTGATGATGCACGCCAGCCTCCCCTATTGCGCCCCATCGCCGGAATTCGGCACCAGAATTTGGCAAAGGATTTGATCATGGCCAAAAGATCAAAGCTCAAGATGAAGCTGCTGCGCATCGCGCTTCAGATCAACAGCGTCGTCATCCCGCTTTTCAGTCCCGGGCTGTCGACCCGATTCATCATCCGGATCTATCGAAAGATGGGGATGCGGTTCGAAGGCCGCCCCAACTATATTTCCTCGCGAGTGAATTTCGACGGGACCGATTATTCGCTGATATCGATCGGCGAGGGCGTAACCATTTCGTCCTACGTTCGCGTCCTTACGCACGATTGGTCACTCTACACAATCGCGAAGGCACACGGCCATTTCAGCGATCGGCCGATCGGGAAGATCAAGGCCGTGTCGATCGGCGCGTATAGTTTCATCGGCACGGGCAGCATCATCATGCCGGGAACGACTATCGGTCGCGGTTGTTTGATCGGCGCGGGCACGGTGGTGCGCGGAAATGTTCCCGACCATTCGATCATTATCGGGAGCCCAGGGGTGATCATCGGAAATACCGAGGAATTTGTCGGCCGGCAGCTCGCGAAGCTGGCGGATGACGCGAACGAGAAGGCAGTATGA
- a CDS encoding bi-domain-containing oxidoreductase, which yields MKQILQDLGSGTTQLIDAPAPSVRGGQLLIDTSISLISSGTERMLVDFGKAGLLSKAKQQPEKVAQVLDKVRTDGLLTTLDAVRSKLAQPIPLGYSNVGRVREVGGNVPGFAAGDRVVSNGPHADVVSVPKNLCARIPDNVSDEAASFTVVASIGLQGLRLANPTLGEAFVVTGVGLIGLLTVQLLRAQGCRVLAIDFDPAKLELARKFGAEICNPGAGEDPVAAGMAFSRGTGVDGVIITASTKSSDPVTQAARMCRKRGRIVLVGVTGLELNRADFYEKELSFQVSCSYGPGRYDSAYEDRGQDYPIGFVRWTEQRNFEAVLDLMAAGHLDTSSLITHRYAFTDATDAYKTLTDEKGAFGILLDYSHAVEPRHIASVPLAGGVEASPAGKPVVGFVGAGNYASRMLIPAFRAAGAQLHSIASAGGTSGVVHGKRLGFSHATSDTAALIADPAINTVAIVTRHDSHARLTVEALRAGKNVFVEKPLALTLEELAEVEEAHAASGQRLMVGFNRRFAPLVERMQSLLRGTREPKAFVMVMNAGAIPADHWTQSPVFGGGRIIGEACHLVDLMRFLAGAPITSVEARRMGDNDAVKLTEDKASITLGFADGSFGTIHYLANGGASFPKERVEVFVGGRTLQLDNFLSLRGFNWPGFRKQKLWRQDKGQTGCAAAFLKAVERGDPSPIAADELFEVARATITASERLRHQK from the coding sequence ATGAAGCAAATCCTTCAAGATTTGGGTAGCGGCACGACGCAGTTGATCGATGCCCCGGCGCCGTCCGTTCGCGGCGGCCAGTTGCTGATCGACACGAGCATCTCGCTCATTTCGTCCGGGACCGAGCGGATGCTGGTCGATTTCGGCAAGGCGGGCCTGTTGTCCAAGGCGAAGCAGCAGCCCGAAAAGGTCGCGCAGGTGCTCGACAAGGTCCGCACCGACGGGCTGCTGACCACGCTCGATGCGGTGCGCTCGAAACTCGCGCAACCGATCCCGCTCGGCTATTCGAACGTCGGGCGCGTACGCGAGGTGGGTGGCAATGTTCCGGGTTTCGCTGCCGGCGACCGCGTCGTGTCGAACGGCCCGCACGCCGACGTCGTTTCGGTGCCCAAGAATCTCTGCGCCCGCATCCCCGACAATGTCAGCGACGAGGCCGCGAGCTTCACCGTCGTGGCGTCGATCGGCCTGCAGGGACTGCGGCTCGCCAATCCGACATTGGGCGAGGCTTTCGTCGTCACCGGCGTCGGCCTCATCGGCCTGTTGACCGTGCAGCTCCTGCGCGCGCAGGGATGTCGCGTCCTCGCCATCGATTTCGATCCCGCCAAGTTGGAACTCGCCCGAAAATTCGGTGCCGAGATCTGCAATCCCGGCGCGGGCGAGGACCCGGTCGCCGCCGGCATGGCTTTTTCGCGCGGCACGGGCGTCGATGGCGTGATCATCACCGCGTCGACCAAAAGCTCCGATCCGGTCACCCAGGCGGCACGGATGTGCCGGAAGCGGGGGCGGATCGTGCTGGTCGGTGTGACCGGCCTCGAACTCAATCGCGCCGATTTCTACGAAAAGGAACTGAGCTTCCAGGTGTCCTGTTCCTATGGCCCGGGTCGCTACGACTCCGCCTATGAGGATCGCGGGCAAGACTATCCGATCGGTTTCGTCCGCTGGACCGAGCAGCGCAATTTCGAGGCGGTTCTCGACCTGATGGCGGCCGGTCATCTCGACACGTCGAGCCTGATCACGCACCGCTATGCCTTCACCGATGCGACCGACGCCTACAAGACGCTGACCGACGAGAAGGGCGCGTTCGGCATTCTCCTCGACTATTCGCACGCGGTCGAGCCGCGGCATATCGCGTCGGTGCCGCTCGCCGGCGGGGTGGAAGCGTCCCCGGCCGGCAAGCCCGTCGTCGGCTTCGTCGGCGCGGGCAACTATGCTTCACGCATGCTGATCCCGGCGTTTCGCGCCGCCGGCGCGCAATTGCACAGCATCGCATCGGCGGGCGGAACGAGCGGCGTCGTTCACGGCAAGCGATTGGGCTTTTCCCATGCCACGTCCGACACGGCCGCGCTGATCGCCGACCCCGCTATCAACACCGTGGCGATCGTAACGCGCCACGATAGCCATGCGCGTTTGACGGTCGAGGCGCTGCGCGCCGGCAAGAATGTTTTCGTCGAAAAGCCGTTGGCGCTGACTCTCGAAGAACTGGCTGAAGTAGAGGAGGCGCATGCCGCGTCGGGGCAGCGGCTGATGGTGGGTTTCAATCGCCGGTTCGCACCGCTCGTCGAGCGGATGCAGTCGCTGCTGCGCGGCACGCGTGAGCCGAAGGCGTTCGTCATGGTGATGAATGCCGGCGCCATACCGGCCGACCACTGGACACAGAGTCCGGTATTCGGCGGCGGCCGCATCATCGGCGAGGCATGCCATCTCGTCGACCTGATGCGCTTCCTTGCCGGGGCTCCGATCACGTCGGTCGAAGCGCGGCGGATGGGTGACAATGACGCCGTGAAACTGACCGAGGACAAGGCGAGCATCACGCTCGGCTTCGCCGACGGTTCGTTCGGGACGATCCATTATCTCGCGAATGGCGGAGCGTCCTTCCCAAAGGAGCGGGTGGAAGTGTTCGTCGGTGGCCGCACGCTTCAGCTCGACAATTTCTTGAGCCTGCGTGGCTTCAACTGGCCGGGATTCCGCAAGCAGAAGTTGTGGCGCCAGGACAAGGGACAGACCGGCTGTGCCGCCGCGTTCCTGAAAGCGGTCGAACGGGGCGACCCGTCGCCGATCGCCGCCGACGAACTCTTTGAAGTGGCGCGTGCCACGATCACGGCGTCCGAGCGGTTGCGCCACCAGAAATGA
- a CDS encoding heparinase II/III family protein: protein MTAIGVQLSTYRALGFTNLARVAAYRLALRAGVHPVQRLTAKAPRGPFFVARPSPPPAGGVARDDWRDEGNWFGIHAFPATLPPDWHANPFSGARFDNLRNWFEIADFDSGAGDIKTVWEASRFDWLLAMAQRAALGDAAELDRLNFWLDDWQSHNPPYRGANWKCGQEASIRVMHLALTALLLDQVGDATPALLALVKLHLERIAPTIGYAIGQQNNHGTSEAAALFIGGSWLVFAGDRDGATWARTGRKWLEERARTLIAADGSFSQYSLVYHRVMLDSYSLAETWRRRLGLPEFSSKLRARMQAAVRWMQQMVEPRSGDGPNFGANDGARLMALTDGDYRDFRPSLQWASTLFLGARAIAEPGAWDQPLHWLGMPRPEPVLSRPLGTSFDDGGLHVLRTDDATAYLRYPRFAFRPGQSDILHLDLWVRGENVLRDGGSYSYNGVDEDLDYFGGTASHNTAQFDGRDQMPRLGRFLFGAWPKAADVVPVSGKGNVAHAGAAYRDHLGARHRRTVELDNESLLCRDEIDGRAATAVIRWRLPPGDWRLEGNRLDDGRYRLTVESDAAATELRLVEGTESRYYLQKTPVPVLEIHVAVPAIVETRVSF, encoded by the coding sequence ATGACCGCAATCGGCGTCCAGCTTTCCACTTATCGAGCATTGGGGTTCACCAACCTAGCGAGGGTTGCCGCCTATCGGCTGGCGCTGCGCGCGGGTGTGCATCCGGTCCAGCGCCTGACGGCAAAGGCGCCGCGTGGGCCGTTCTTCGTGGCGCGACCGTCGCCTCCTCCAGCGGGGGGCGTGGCGCGCGATGACTGGCGGGACGAAGGAAACTGGTTCGGCATCCATGCCTTTCCCGCAACGTTGCCGCCCGATTGGCACGCCAATCCCTTCTCGGGCGCGCGTTTCGACAATTTACGGAACTGGTTCGAAATTGCCGATTTCGACTCCGGGGCGGGCGACATCAAAACGGTATGGGAAGCGTCGCGGTTCGACTGGTTGCTTGCCATGGCGCAGCGCGCCGCCCTGGGTGATGCCGCCGAACTCGATCGGCTGAATTTCTGGCTGGATGATTGGCAGAGCCACAATCCGCCCTATCGCGGCGCCAACTGGAAATGCGGTCAGGAAGCGTCGATCCGGGTCATGCACCTCGCGCTGACCGCGCTGCTCCTCGATCAGGTGGGCGATGCGACACCGGCGCTGCTCGCGCTGGTGAAACTGCATCTCGAGCGGATCGCGCCGACGATCGGTTATGCGATCGGGCAACAGAACAACCACGGCACCTCCGAAGCCGCCGCGCTGTTCATCGGCGGCAGCTGGCTTGTGTTCGCCGGCGACCGCGATGGTGCGACTTGGGCGCGAACGGGACGCAAATGGCTGGAGGAACGCGCGCGGACGTTGATCGCTGCCGACGGAAGCTTCAGCCAATATTCACTCGTCTATCACCGCGTGATGCTCGACAGCTATTCGCTTGCCGAAACCTGGCGACGTCGGCTTGGCCTGCCCGAATTTTCATCGAAACTGCGCGCTCGAATGCAGGCGGCCGTCAGGTGGATGCAGCAAATGGTCGAGCCGCGCTCGGGCGACGGACCGAATTTCGGCGCCAATGATGGCGCGCGCCTCATGGCGCTGACCGACGGCGACTACCGGGATTTTCGCCCATCGCTCCAGTGGGCCTCTACCCTGTTTCTCGGCGCGCGGGCCATTGCTGAACCCGGGGCGTGGGACCAGCCTTTGCACTGGCTCGGCATGCCGCGGCCGGAGCCGGTTTTGTCGCGGCCCCTGGGTACGAGTTTCGACGATGGCGGCTTGCATGTCCTGCGCACCGACGATGCAACCGCCTATCTGCGTTATCCGCGTTTCGCCTTTCGCCCCGGACAGAGCGACATCCTGCATCTGGATCTGTGGGTTCGGGGCGAGAATGTCCTGCGCGACGGCGGTTCGTACAGCTATAATGGCGTAGACGAGGATCTCGATTATTTCGGCGGCACGGCCTCACATAACACGGCGCAGTTCGACGGCCGCGATCAGATGCCGCGCCTCGGCCGGTTCCTGTTCGGCGCCTGGCCGAAAGCGGCGGACGTGGTCCCGGTCTCGGGGAAGGGCAATGTCGCCCATGCGGGCGCAGCCTATCGCGATCATCTGGGCGCGCGCCATCGACGAACGGTCGAATTGGACAACGAAAGCCTGCTTTGCCGCGACGAGATCGATGGCCGTGCCGCGACGGCGGTCATACGCTGGCGGCTGCCGCCCGGCGACTGGCGATTGGAAGGAAACCGGCTGGACGACGGTCGCTACCGGTTGACGGTGGAAAGCGATGCCGCGGCGACGGAGCTCCGCTTGGTCGAAGGCACCGAATCCCGCTATTATCTTCAAAAAACACCGGTTCCGGTCCTCGAAATCCACGTGGCGGTTCCCGCGATCGTCGAGACGCGGGTAAGTTTCTGA
- a CDS encoding glycosyltransferase family 4 protein, with translation MHILYLHQHFSTPRGATGIRSYEMARRLLHHGHRVTMVCGSYGVGATGLEGPFRKGARRGVVDGIEVIEFDLSYSNRDGFLKRSATFLKYAWGSLRIALTQPYDIAFATTTPLTAGLPAIAARLLRRKPFVFEVRDLWPELPRAMGVITNPLVLGAMSALEWTSYHSADRCIGLAPGITQGIARRGIAESAIATIPNGCDIDIFRSGAEPWRPEGVGSDDLLAIFTGTHGVANGLNAVLDAARILQDRGRDDIKVALVGDGKLKAGLQERADREGLRNLIFHPPVDKAKLAGLMAGADLGLQILANVPAFYYGTSPNKFFDYIAAGRPVLNNYPGWLADILVEEGCGFAVPPDDPAAFADALEQAADGRAALKAMGKRAAALAERRFDRSRLADQWVEWVTEGRRS, from the coding sequence ATGCACATTCTCTACCTTCACCAGCATTTCTCCACGCCGCGCGGCGCTACTGGCATCCGCTCCTATGAAATGGCGCGCCGGTTGCTGCACCATGGCCACCGCGTGACGATGGTCTGCGGCAGTTACGGCGTCGGCGCGACGGGGCTAGAAGGCCCTTTTCGCAAAGGCGCGCGGCGAGGGGTTGTCGACGGCATCGAGGTGATCGAATTCGATTTGTCCTATTCGAACCGCGACGGCTTTTTGAAGCGCAGCGCGACCTTCCTCAAATATGCGTGGGGCAGCCTACGGATCGCGTTGACCCAGCCCTACGACATCGCCTTTGCCACGACCACGCCACTCACCGCGGGCCTCCCGGCAATCGCGGCGCGCCTGTTGCGGCGCAAGCCTTTCGTCTTCGAAGTGCGCGACCTGTGGCCCGAACTGCCCCGCGCCATGGGGGTCATCACCAACCCGCTGGTGCTCGGCGCCATGTCTGCGCTTGAATGGACATCCTATCATAGCGCCGATCGCTGCATCGGTCTCGCACCCGGCATAACGCAAGGCATTGCACGGCGCGGAATTGCGGAATCGGCGATCGCGACGATTCCCAATGGCTGCGATATCGATATATTCCGGTCCGGCGCAGAGCCCTGGCGCCCCGAAGGGGTTGGGTCCGACGATCTGCTGGCCATTTTCACCGGCACGCATGGCGTAGCCAACGGCCTCAATGCCGTCCTGGATGCGGCGCGCATCCTGCAGGATCGCGGGCGTGACGACATCAAGGTGGCGCTGGTCGGCGACGGGAAGCTTAAAGCCGGTTTGCAGGAACGGGCCGATCGCGAGGGCCTGCGCAACCTGATCTTCCATCCGCCCGTCGACAAGGCAAAGCTGGCTGGGCTGATGGCTGGCGCCGATCTGGGTTTGCAGATCCTCGCGAATGTCCCGGCCTTTTACTACGGCACCTCTCCCAACAAATTCTTCGATTATATTGCCGCCGGACGGCCGGTGCTGAACAATTATCCGGGTTGGCTTGCCGATATCCTCGTCGAGGAAGGCTGCGGATTTGCGGTGCCGCCCGACGACCCCGCAGCTTTTGCCGACGCATTGGAGCAGGCGGCCGATGGCCGCGCGGCTCTCAAGGCGATGGGCAAGCGCGCGGCGGCGCTCGCGGAGCGCAGGTTCGACCGGTCTCGCCTCGCCGATCAATGGGTCGAGTGGGTGACGGAAGGGCGCCGGAGTTGA
- a CDS encoding sugar transferase: MKRLIDIIVAGGLLLLLAPLLIVLALLIRRKMGPPALFRQVRPGLHGRPFEMMKFRTMRNAAGPDGQLLPDVDRLTPFGRFLRSTSLDELPELWNVLKGEMSLVGPRPLLMEYLPRYSMEQARRHDVRPGLTGWAQVNGRNALSWEEKFALDLWYVDRQTVWLDIRILWMTAVKVLKRDGISADGEATMPKFEGTREP, encoded by the coding sequence TTGAAACGGCTTATCGACATCATCGTTGCCGGCGGACTGCTGTTGTTGCTGGCCCCCCTGCTGATCGTGCTTGCCCTTTTGATACGGCGAAAGATGGGGCCGCCGGCGCTTTTCCGGCAGGTTCGGCCCGGCTTGCACGGTCGGCCGTTCGAGATGATGAAGTTCCGGACGATGCGCAATGCGGCCGGTCCCGACGGACAATTGTTGCCCGACGTCGACCGGCTGACGCCATTCGGCCGCTTCCTGCGCTCGACCAGCCTTGATGAACTGCCCGAGCTATGGAATGTGCTGAAAGGAGAGATGAGCCTCGTCGGTCCCAGGCCGTTGCTGATGGAATATCTGCCGCGGTACAGCATGGAACAGGCGCGGCGGCATGATGTCCGCCCGGGCCTCACGGGCTGGGCGCAGGTCAACGGGCGCAATGCCCTGAGCTGGGAGGAAAAGTTCGCGCTCGACCTTTGGTATGTCGATCGCCAGACTGTCTGGCTCGATATCAGGATATTGTGGATGACCGCGGTCAAGGTTCTCAAGCGCGACGGAATCAGCGCCGACGGTGAGGCGACGATGCCGAAATTCGAAGGGACGCGCGAGCCATGA
- a CDS encoding acetyltransferase: MKSLYGVYGASGCGRGVMPLLRAERGKGESRLVFIDDAPQADAANGHAIWTFARFMDEPAATRAVVLAIANPRVRETLDQRCAEAEVALIGTTAANVVMMDDVEVGPGAVLSPFVTLTSNIRIGRCFHANLYSYIEHDCLIGDYVTFAPGVRCNGNVTIGDHAYVGSGAIIRQGVSVGAGATIGMGAVVTKDVPAGATVIGNPARIMEKK, from the coding sequence ATGAAGTCGCTTTACGGCGTCTATGGAGCGAGCGGTTGCGGGCGGGGGGTCATGCCGCTGCTGCGTGCGGAACGCGGGAAGGGCGAAAGCCGTCTGGTATTCATCGACGACGCTCCGCAGGCGGATGCTGCCAACGGCCACGCCATCTGGACTTTCGCGCGGTTTATGGATGAGCCCGCCGCAACGCGGGCGGTGGTGCTGGCGATCGCCAATCCGCGTGTCCGCGAGACGCTCGACCAGCGCTGCGCCGAGGCAGAGGTCGCGCTGATCGGAACGACCGCCGCCAATGTCGTGATGATGGACGATGTCGAGGTCGGTCCTGGCGCCGTGCTGTCCCCTTTCGTTACCCTGACGTCGAACATCCGGATCGGGCGGTGCTTTCACGCCAATCTCTATTCCTATATCGAACATGATTGCCTGATCGGCGACTATGTCACCTTTGCGCCGGGCGTCCGTTGCAACGGCAACGTCACGATTGGCGACCACGCCTATGTCGGGTCCGGGGCGATCATCCGGCAGGGGGTTTCGGTGGGGGCGGGCGCGACCATTGGAATGGGCGCCGTCGTGACGAAAGACGTTCCCGCCGGCGCCACCGTTATCGGCAACCCCGCCCGTATCATGGAAAAGAAATGA